Proteins from one Pirellulales bacterium genomic window:
- a CDS encoding HEAT repeat domain-containing protein, giving the protein MDRSLRQPREWFALCLALVLGGASGCGLAPWARRDDANRLATEHATASDGEQTVAGQANAALPVASNSPDAKPQDDDLPSELSRDGWTRRPDQDHARGVNLRWQNLAVEKLLASPPPVEVLLAALASDDRLVRTNAAIALARLDRADGAEVLQGTIGDPGASLQLRCAAAEALATVPATAHPQRALAALLVEQENSLARRAASYHGELHAELLAAQGRFVAPSEEPRFREALHAEAPEVRAAALEVWQTANAPPPAEVGELCNDRDPTVRAAAVRVVGARDVAHADTLVAQALYDGNLHVRLAAVEALGHLDDDPSKTKLKSYLDDEGELMRAAAIEALAQRGERALVVGQADDRAWRVRQTVAQSLARWPDDDGRRVAEKLAADISPEVVESLVAAVHGWPDELAAPVLLVALEVHSEQARAAAAGALAARWPAAKSFSPTAPEVLRQEQLAALRQQLAQGRGDLRQSMAATEAAAGALTEPVAAADVVVAERACQTLSAGPLSAESRAGAREELLALDDRLPGAIAAAAERGVEVPEVVYVEILPEVDQSFAALAALGSRAVRDRRAAAEALRGQVTRGGALSPLARTRLARLMAHETDVLVWRGVLLALAGDASTEAQWMAQLALGHASAEIRRRACEHLAEYPAAGQEDLVADLLADSDPAVVRAALAAIAASGRLPRHREPLDRLLRGSDHLLQVDVARALIAAGDAAGRSALVRLAQDADEAVRREAVLAMGTAADAEFAAVLNERLKDTPAVRKAAQASLAQLKKATP; this is encoded by the coding sequence ATGGATCGGTCGCTCCGGCAACCTCGAGAATGGTTCGCGCTGTGCCTTGCGCTGGTGCTCGGCGGCGCCTCGGGCTGCGGCCTGGCACCCTGGGCGCGGCGCGACGACGCAAATCGACTGGCCACCGAGCACGCGACGGCATCCGACGGTGAACAAACCGTGGCCGGCCAGGCCAACGCGGCCTTGCCCGTGGCCAGCAATTCGCCGGATGCCAAGCCGCAGGACGACGATTTGCCGAGCGAGCTGAGCCGCGATGGCTGGACGCGACGCCCGGACCAGGATCATGCGCGCGGCGTGAATTTGCGCTGGCAGAACCTGGCGGTTGAAAAGCTCTTGGCCTCGCCGCCGCCGGTCGAGGTCCTGCTGGCGGCCCTGGCCAGTGACGACCGGCTCGTGCGGACCAATGCCGCGATCGCGCTGGCGCGCCTCGATCGGGCTGATGGCGCCGAAGTGCTCCAGGGCACGATCGGCGACCCAGGAGCATCGCTGCAACTGCGCTGCGCCGCGGCCGAGGCCCTGGCAACTGTACCGGCCACGGCCCACCCGCAACGCGCGCTGGCCGCGCTGCTGGTCGAGCAGGAAAACTCGCTGGCGCGCCGCGCGGCGAGTTATCACGGCGAGCTGCACGCCGAATTGCTCGCGGCGCAGGGACGGTTCGTCGCTCCGAGCGAGGAGCCGCGATTTCGCGAGGCGTTGCACGCGGAGGCGCCGGAAGTGCGCGCCGCGGCGCTCGAGGTGTGGCAAACCGCAAATGCGCCGCCGCCGGCTGAGGTTGGCGAGCTGTGCAACGATCGCGATCCCACCGTTCGCGCCGCGGCCGTGCGCGTCGTCGGCGCGCGCGACGTGGCGCATGCAGACACGCTCGTCGCGCAGGCGCTCTACGACGGCAACTTGCACGTGCGGCTCGCCGCGGTCGAGGCACTGGGACATCTCGATGACGATCCTTCGAAGACCAAACTGAAATCGTATCTCGACGACGAAGGCGAATTGATGCGCGCGGCGGCGATCGAGGCGCTGGCACAGCGCGGCGAACGGGCCCTGGTCGTTGGCCAGGCCGACGATCGCGCGTGGCGCGTGCGGCAGACGGTCGCCCAAAGCCTGGCCCGGTGGCCCGACGACGACGGTCGGAGGGTGGCCGAAAAGCTGGCCGCGGATATCAGCCCCGAGGTGGTGGAGAGCCTGGTTGCGGCAGTGCACGGCTGGCCGGACGAATTGGCGGCGCCAGTGTTGCTCGTGGCGTTGGAGGTGCACAGCGAACAGGCGCGCGCAGCCGCGGCCGGCGCACTTGCCGCTCGTTGGCCGGCGGCAAAGTCGTTTTCGCCCACCGCGCCCGAAGTCCTGCGCCAAGAGCAATTAGCTGCTTTGCGGCAACAGCTCGCCCAAGGGCGGGGCGATCTGCGGCAGTCAATGGCAGCCACGGAGGCCGCGGCAGGTGCGCTGACCGAACCCGTCGCCGCAGCCGACGTCGTTGTCGCCGAACGGGCTTGCCAAACTTTGTCCGCCGGCCCATTGTCCGCGGAGTCGCGAGCCGGGGCCCGCGAAGAGTTGTTGGCGCTCGACGACCGCTTGCCCGGCGCGATTGCCGCGGCCGCCGAGCGCGGCGTCGAAGTGCCGGAGGTCGTCTACGTCGAGATTCTTCCCGAGGTCGATCAATCGTTCGCGGCCTTGGCGGCATTGGGCAGCCGCGCGGTGCGCGATCGGCGCGCTGCTGCCGAAGCTTTGCGCGGGCAGGTCACCCGTGGCGGCGCGCTGTCGCCCCTGGCACGCACACGTTTGGCTCGGCTCATGGCACACGAGACCGACGTGCTGGTCTGGCGCGGGGTGCTGCTGGCGCTGGCCGGCGATGCCAGCACCGAGGCGCAATGGATGGCGCAACTCGCCCTGGGCCATGCGAGCGCCGAGATCCGGCGCCGCGCCTGCGAACATCTGGCCGAGTATCCCGCGGCCGGCCAGGAAGACCTGGTTGCCGATTTGCTGGCCGACAGCGACCCGGCCGTGGTCCGTGCCGCATTGGCGGCCATCGCAGCATCCGGGCGACTTCCCCGGCATCGCGAACCGCTCGATCGCCTGCTGCGTGGTTCCGATCACCTGTTGCAGGTCGACGTGGCGCGGGCCTTGATTGCCGCCGGCGACGCCGCGGGGCGCAGCGCACTGGTGCGCTTGGCCCAAGACGCCGACGAGGCCGTGCGGCGCGAGGCCGTGCTGGCGATGGGCACCGCGGCCGACGCGGAGTTTGCGGCCGTGCTGAACGAGCGGCTGAAAGACACGCCGGCGGTGCGCAAGGCGGCACAGGCGAGCCTGGCGCAGCTCAAAAAAGCGACTCCCTAA
- a CDS encoding PEP-CTERM sorting domain-containing protein has translation MNSLRSTLLVALLLLGTSRLQAQTEIINSITLNPSQSQGYVFPNLLPPHQDYKEFEFLGTATTVPGAFAILQIDFDYLDPQGTNIVVPAPIPQFIVIGGQVNTINTGIFTLPFCPAIVSLHLTNVANAASVPLTVQGTFRHDCIAVPEPSSFALAIAGVLGLGLFRKRFGRRS, from the coding sequence ATGAACTCGCTGCGTAGCACGCTGCTGGTGGCGCTTCTGCTCTTGGGCACGAGCCGGCTTCAGGCTCAGACCGAAATCATCAACTCGATCACGCTCAACCCGAGCCAGTCACAGGGCTACGTGTTCCCAAATCTGCTGCCGCCGCACCAGGACTACAAGGAGTTCGAGTTCCTCGGTACGGCGACCACTGTCCCCGGCGCGTTTGCGATTCTGCAGATCGACTTCGACTATTTGGACCCGCAGGGCACCAACATCGTCGTTCCGGCGCCGATCCCGCAGTTCATCGTGATTGGCGGCCAGGTGAATACGATCAACACGGGCATCTTCACGTTGCCCTTTTGCCCGGCCATCGTGAGCTTGCACCTGACCAACGTCGCCAACGCGGCCAGCGTGCCGCTGACCGTGCAGGGAACTTTCCGCCACGACTGTATCGCGGTGCCCGAGCCGAGCAGTTTCGCGCTAGCCATCGCGGGGGTGCTGGGCCTGGGCCTGTTCCGCAAGCGCTTCGGCCGGCGGTCGTAG
- a CDS encoding DUF1501 domain-containing protein: protein MAATAAGAMPQPRTAVILVWLRGGASHLETYDPKPDAPSEFRGPFGTIETRVPGLRLGELLPRHAAIADRFTILRSMAHTGGGHPAGSLQLLTGDPAPADKPKPEFPDLMTVANYLRFDPRRELPNFVGVNGISSYDGFVIAGSAYLGTRYEPFRVTGDPSAPDFRVPNIGLDAPEAAAQLRERADLRRALDRLRRTVDQVGSMQALDAFEAQALNLLTSPAAQAAFDLQREDQRTRERYGLNAWGQQCLMARRLVEAGVELITTTFDGPLCGRVANWDDHAVNHHVFDALAFRAPAFDRAVTALIEDLYERGLDRRVLVVVTGEFGRTPRISYVASSGAGVASAAQGVVQPGRDHWPAANSMLFAGGGLTTGQVIGATDRRGEEVVERRVGVQDFLATIYRHLGIDYANVAIPNFSGRPVPIVTDGRPIPELTA from the coding sequence ATGGCCGCAACCGCGGCCGGCGCTATGCCGCAACCGCGCACCGCGGTGATCCTCGTCTGGCTGCGCGGCGGCGCGAGCCACCTGGAGACCTACGACCCCAAGCCCGACGCCCCCAGCGAATTCCGTGGGCCTTTTGGCACGATCGAAACGCGCGTGCCGGGGCTGCGATTGGGCGAGTTGCTGCCGCGACATGCGGCAATCGCAGATCGGTTCACGATCCTCCGCTCGATGGCCCACACCGGCGGCGGACACCCGGCCGGCTCTCTGCAGTTGCTCACCGGCGACCCGGCCCCGGCCGACAAGCCGAAGCCCGAATTCCCCGACTTGATGACCGTGGCGAACTATCTCCGCTTCGACCCGCGGCGCGAATTGCCCAACTTTGTCGGCGTCAACGGGATTTCGAGCTACGACGGCTTTGTGATCGCCGGCAGTGCTTATCTCGGCACACGGTATGAACCGTTTCGCGTGACCGGCGATCCGAGCGCGCCCGACTTTCGCGTCCCCAACATCGGGCTCGATGCGCCCGAGGCCGCGGCCCAGTTGCGTGAGCGCGCCGACTTGCGCCGCGCGCTCGATCGTCTGCGTCGCACGGTCGACCAGGTCGGCTCGATGCAAGCACTCGATGCGTTCGAGGCGCAAGCCCTGAACCTGCTCACCAGTCCTGCGGCCCAAGCGGCCTTCGACCTCCAACGCGAAGATCAACGGACGCGCGAGCGCTACGGGCTCAATGCCTGGGGGCAACAGTGCCTGATGGCTCGGCGGCTGGTCGAAGCGGGCGTCGAGTTGATCACCACCACGTTCGACGGGCCGTTATGCGGCCGCGTCGCGAACTGGGACGATCACGCGGTGAACCATCACGTGTTCGATGCGTTGGCCTTTCGAGCGCCGGCGTTCGACCGGGCCGTCACCGCGTTGATCGAAGACCTGTACGAGCGCGGCCTCGACCGGCGAGTGCTGGTCGTCGTGACGGGCGAATTTGGCCGTACGCCCCGAATCTCATACGTCGCCAGCAGCGGCGCCGGCGTGGCCAGCGCGGCCCAGGGAGTCGTTCAGCCGGGCCGCGACCACTGGCCGGCGGCCAACAGCATGCTGTTCGCCGGCGGCGGCCTGACCACGGGCCAGGTGATCGGTGCCACCGACCGCCGCGGCGAAGAAGTCGTCGAGCGCCGTGTCGGCGTGCAGGATTTCCTGGCGACGATCTACCGCCACCTGGGCATCGACTACGCGAACGTCGCGATTCCCAACTTCTCCGGGCGACCTGTACCGATCGTCACCGATGGCCGGCCGATTCCGGAGCTCACTGCCTGA
- a CDS encoding DUF4430 domain-containing protein gives MKNLAALLVGLVTCGGVAITATEPTDGSPAGANHIRLVIDYGDGVEKHFTALAWRDGMTVLDALQAAQKVSHGIQFVSRGQGEIAFVSQIDDLKNQGGGADGRNWVFSVNEKTADRSCGILQVRPGDRIAWRFGGLPPKK, from the coding sequence ATGAAAAACCTCGCTGCGCTGCTCGTCGGATTGGTCACGTGCGGGGGGGTCGCAATCACGGCTACCGAGCCGACCGACGGTTCTCCCGCCGGGGCGAACCATATCCGGCTGGTGATCGACTATGGCGACGGCGTCGAGAAGCACTTCACCGCGCTCGCCTGGCGCGACGGCATGACCGTGCTCGACGCGCTGCAGGCCGCTCAGAAGGTGTCGCACGGCATCCAATTCGTCAGCCGCGGGCAGGGCGAAATCGCCTTCGTCAGTCAGATCGACGATTTGAAAAACCAAGGTGGCGGAGCCGACGGCCGAAACTGGGTGTTTTCGGTAAACGAGAAGACTGCCGATCGGAGTTGTGGTATCCTCCAGGTCCGGCCCGGAGATCGGATCGCCTGGCGGTTCGGCGGGTTGCCGCCGAAGAAATAA